Proteins encoded together in one Glandiceps talaboti chromosome 11, keGlaTala1.1, whole genome shotgun sequence window:
- the LOC144442472 gene encoding 1-deoxyxylulose-5-phosphate synthase YajO-like: MQYNFLGKSGLKVSNICLGTAIFGDRKDGRPGQCDESQAHVLMDRFVECGGNFIDTADLYSNGLAEQYIGSWMTKRQTRDQMVIGTKVWGKTITSDPVNGCGLSRKHIARSIDRSLQRLQTNYIDLYQLHGWDPGAPIEETLRTLNDLVRCGKVHYFGVSNYTGWQLQKVALLCESMGLAARCVSLQQEYSLLCRASEWELFDVCRNEGIGLIPWGPLKGGWLTGKVRRGASQAPEGSRINHSETNPRFYKPTGNLAHPNFSDHANDNTWNLLERMENAAKSHGKTIAQVGLRWLLQKDIIPSVIIGTKTLEQFNENMGAASGWQLTEEQMRDLDKASAISIPQPYQYLLGHPAQKDRIRHSVCT; the protein is encoded by the exons ATGCAGTACAACTTTCTCGGTAAAAGTGGTCTGAAAGTGTCTAACATATGTTTAGGGACTGCAATCTTCGGTGACCGCAAG GATGGACGTCCTGGGCAGTGTGATGAATCACAAGCTCATGTATTGATGGACCGATTTGTTGAATGTGGTGGTAATTTTATTGACACAGCTGATCTCTACTCTAATGGTTTGGCTGAACAATACATTGGTAGTTGGATGACAAA GAGGCAAACTCGAGACCAAATGGTGATTGGAACCAAAGTTTGGGGAAAGACTATTACCAGTGATCCAGTCAATGGATGTGGATTAAGTCGTAAACATATTGCAAGAAGCATTGATAGAAGTTTACAACGTCTACAGACTAATTACATAGATTTGTACCAA tTACATGGATGGGATCCAGGGGCACCAATAGAGGAAACACTGAGAACTCTAAATGACTTGGTGAGATGTGGTAAAGTGCATTACTTTGGCGTTAGTAACTACACAGGTTGGCAGCTACAAAAAGTTGCTTTGTTGTGTGAATCCATGGGTCTAGCTGCAAGGTGTGTTAGTCTTCAA CAAGAGTACAGTCTTCTATGCAGAGCATCAGAGTGGGAGTTGTTTGATGTTTGTAGGAATGAAGGAATAGGACTCATTCCATGGGGACCATTGAAAGG TGGTTGGCTGACTGGTAAAGTAAGAAGAGGTGCATCACAAGCACCAGAAGGAAGTAGAATTAATCATTCTGAAACAAATCCAAGATTTTATAAACCAACTGGGAATCTTGCTCATCCTAACTTTAGTGATCATGCCAATGACAATACATGGAATCTATTAGAAAGAATGGAGAATGCGGCCAAATCACATG GTAAAACCATTGCACAGGTTGGTCTTCGTTGGTTACTCCAAAAAGATATTATCCCATCTGTCATTATTGGTACTAAGACATTGGAACAGTTTAATGAGAACATGGGTGCTGCAAGTGGATGGCAGCTCACAGAAGAACAG
- the LOC144442442 gene encoding uncharacterized protein LOC144442442 — protein sequence MDRIDMSLDDIIKQNRKDKKQQLKNVRSVKATKIAGRGRGRGRGRGRGGVRVQTQTRIGAFRSKFGKSNRGRNTPGVRGRFGRGRGGNRRGSAQTGASPLNRQSPVHTAGSIQGQGQQRRRQKMAGNRQMKNTVNRQNQQLIRAANKRKAQARKNLVQNQKVGRQQQFSQRRGLPVIPQAQGNQRGQMRRGQGRGRGRGRGRLGGGMTRNFPDRQPQIKPQRTRGWRGGRGRGGRAQTIGPVPTQIMTVSVSNPMAQGSKPVRINRNTNTASTLSERFSMVHTEPQQGQGEWQGQRNRTRKGNQASGRTVVMA from the exons ATGGACCGTATTGACATGAGTTTAG ATGACATTATCAAGCAAAACAGAAAAGACAAGAAACAACAACTTAAGAATGTAAGGTCAGTGAAAGCTACTAAGATTGCAGGAAGAGGACGAGGTAGGGGAAGAGGAAGAGGAAGGGGAGGTGTACGAGTTCAGACCCAGACTAGGATAGGAGCCTTCAggtcaaagtttggaaaaaGTAACAGAGGTCGTAATACTCCTGGTGTGAGAGGAAGGTTTGGTAGAGGAAGAGGAGGAAATAGACGTGGTAGTGCACAAACTGGTGCAAGCCCCCTGAACAGACAATCACCCGTGCATACAGCTGGCTCAATACAAGGCCAAGGTCAACAGAGACGGAGACAGAAA ATGGCAGGAAATAGACAGATGAAGAACACTGTGAATAGACAAAATCAACAGTTAATCCGAGCTGCCAATAAGAGGAAAGCCCAAGCCAGGAAAAATCTGGTACAGAATCAGAAAGTTGGAAGGCAGCAGCAGTTTTCACAGAGGAGGGGATTGCCTGTTATTCCTcag GCTCAGGGAAATCAAAGAGGTCAAATGAGAAGAGGTCAAGGCAGGGGTCGAGGACGAGGTCGTGGTCGTTTAGGTGGTGGTATGACTAGGAATTTCCCTGACAGACAACCACAGATTAAGCCACAAAGAACAAGGGG GTGGAGAGGAGGAAGGGGTAGAGGTGGAAGAGCTCAAACCATTGGACCTGTACCAACACAAATCATGACAGTATCTGTTTCAAATCCAATGGCACAGGGGTCAAA ACCAGTTCGGATTAACCgcaatacaaat ACTGCCTCCACATTAAGTGAACGTTTCAGCATGGTACACACAGAACCGCAGCAGGGACAGGGAGAGTGGCAAGGCCAAAGAAACAGGACAAGGAAAGGCAACCAAGCATCTGGTCGTACTGTTGTCATGGCATAA